The following are from one region of the Verrucomicrobiaceae bacterium genome:
- a CDS encoding ThuA domain-containing protein yields the protein MKRLLAPLLLLAAAIVSAVSFAAPGAAKHKILFFTKSSGYEHEVISWKKGRPSHAEKILLELGAKNGWEFEFSKDGSKFSKEYLAQFDTVMFYTTGDLCSPGTDGQPPMSPEGKQALFDHIRSGKGFVGTHSASDTFHTNNESKKGPDRYLNHGEKADAYVRFLGGEFIKHGAQQEARNTVVNPKFPGFESVGKEYSFMEEWYSLKDFTPDIHVLSVINDPAMKGKEYERPAYPSTWARKEGSGRVFYTAMGHRDDVWTNPVFQNILTGALNWTNGDVQAETPANIQEVAPQAYTNPPYVEPPPPKPAKKK from the coding sequence ATGAAACGCCTCCTCGCTCCTCTCCTCCTGCTCGCTGCGGCTATCGTCAGCGCTGTCAGCTTTGCCGCCCCCGGCGCTGCGAAGCACAAAATCCTCTTTTTCACCAAATCCAGCGGCTACGAGCACGAGGTGATCTCGTGGAAAAAGGGCCGCCCCAGTCACGCGGAGAAAATTCTGCTCGAGCTCGGTGCGAAAAACGGTTGGGAGTTCGAGTTCAGCAAAGATGGCAGCAAGTTCAGCAAAGAGTACTTGGCGCAGTTCGATACGGTGATGTTTTACACCACGGGGGACTTATGCAGCCCTGGCACGGATGGCCAGCCGCCCATGTCGCCGGAGGGGAAGCAGGCCCTATTCGATCATATCCGCTCGGGGAAGGGCTTTGTCGGCACGCATAGCGCCAGCGATACCTTCCACACGAACAATGAGTCCAAGAAAGGCCCGGACCGCTATCTGAACCATGGTGAGAAGGCGGATGCGTATGTGCGCTTCCTCGGTGGCGAGTTCATCAAACACGGAGCGCAGCAAGAGGCGCGGAATACCGTGGTGAACCCGAAATTCCCCGGATTCGAGAGCGTGGGCAAGGAATACAGCTTCATGGAGGAATGGTACTCGCTAAAGGACTTCACGCCTGACATCCATGTGCTCAGTGTGATCAATGACCCAGCGATGAAGGGCAAGGAATACGAGCGTCCGGCCTATCCGAGCACCTGGGCGCGGAAGGAAGGCTCTGGTCGCGTCTTTTACACCGCCATGGGCCACCGCGATGATGTGTGGACGAATCCCGTCTTCCAAAACATCCTCACCGGAGCGCTGAACTGGACCAATGGTGATGTGCAGGCCGAAACGCCCGCAAACATCCAAGAAGTCGCTCCGCAGGCCTACACGAATCCGCCCTACGTCGAGCCTCCTCCGCCGAAACCAGCGAAGAAGAAGTGA
- a CDS encoding FKBP-type peptidyl-prolyl cis-trans isomerase — protein MNKLHTAILCAAVSTLGSLQAQEAKPAEAKQAEAAPTAPPAMDKVSYFIGKNVGGQFAGQKEKVDLAVFLEGVKDAFAGTKPPSYAMGIGLGQQFRSEGIAIDLENLKAGIEFAASGGKTPEKFANADVEAAMDAFNKVMQAKQEARVKADEAREMAERAAGAAGAKAAGAKFLAENGKKKGVTTTASGLQYEVMKEGSGPKPAATDQVKVHYHGTLTNGKVFDSSVERGEPITFPLQGVIKGWTEGVQLMPTGSKFRFFIPSELAYGDTGAGDDIGPGETLIFEVELLGIVK, from the coding sequence ATGAACAAACTCCACACCGCCATCCTCTGCGCCGCCGTGTCCACCCTCGGCAGCCTCCAAGCTCAAGAAGCCAAACCCGCTGAAGCAAAACAAGCCGAAGCCGCCCCCACCGCACCTCCTGCGATGGACAAAGTCAGCTACTTCATCGGCAAGAACGTCGGTGGCCAGTTCGCCGGCCAAAAAGAAAAAGTGGACCTCGCCGTCTTCCTCGAAGGCGTGAAGGACGCCTTTGCTGGCACCAAGCCCCCCAGCTACGCGATGGGCATCGGCCTCGGCCAGCAATTCCGCTCCGAAGGCATCGCCATCGACCTGGAAAACCTGAAAGCCGGCATCGAGTTCGCCGCCTCCGGTGGCAAAACCCCAGAAAAATTCGCCAACGCGGACGTCGAAGCCGCCATGGATGCCTTCAACAAAGTCATGCAGGCCAAGCAAGAAGCCCGCGTGAAGGCAGACGAAGCCCGTGAGATGGCCGAGCGTGCCGCAGGCGCTGCAGGTGCCAAAGCCGCAGGAGCCAAATTCCTCGCAGAAAACGGCAAAAAGAAAGGCGTCACCACCACCGCCAGTGGCCTGCAATATGAAGTCATGAAAGAAGGCTCCGGCCCGAAGCCTGCCGCCACCGATCAGGTGAAAGTCCACTACCACGGCACCCTCACCAATGGCAAAGTCTTCGACAGCAGCGTCGAGCGCGGTGAGCCCATCACCTTCCCCCTTCAAGGCGTCATCAAAGGCTGGACTGAAGGCGTGCAGCTCATGCCCACAGGCTCGAAGTTCCGCTTCTTCATCCCATCCGAGCTCGCCTACGGCGACACCGGTGCCGGTGACGACATCGGCCCAGGTGAGACCCTCATCTTTGAAGTCGAGCTCCTCGGCATCGTGAAATAA
- a CDS encoding amidohydrolase family protein — MIIDIHSHAWSFPADFSDDFIRQAGRARPGHVVDLSARYEAYRAAAPEETHTVVFGGKARLSGIWVDDRTVADFVAEDAARLTGFLSVDPTQDGWEREMRFGHEELGLRGIKLLPMYAGFSPDDAVLEPLWQYAAKNGLPVLLHMGTTFIAQAPLAFTLPRLIDPVATRHPEVKIILAHLGHPYEGECVVTVRKHENVFADVSALHYRPWQLYHSLMLVQEYGVWHKVLFGTDFPFTTVNASVAGLRGLNDMLEGAKLPRLDMDEVEAMIHRDSLRLLGLR; from the coding sequence ATGATCATCGACATTCATTCCCATGCTTGGAGTTTTCCGGCGGATTTTTCGGACGATTTTATCCGTCAGGCTGGCCGGGCGAGGCCTGGGCATGTGGTGGATCTGAGTGCGCGGTATGAGGCTTATCGGGCTGCGGCACCGGAGGAGACGCATACGGTCGTTTTCGGCGGGAAAGCTCGTCTGAGTGGAATCTGGGTGGATGATCGCACGGTGGCGGATTTTGTGGCTGAGGATGCGGCGCGGTTGACGGGCTTTTTATCGGTCGATCCGACGCAGGATGGCTGGGAGCGTGAGATGCGCTTCGGGCACGAGGAGCTCGGGCTACGGGGGATCAAGCTTTTGCCGATGTATGCGGGCTTTAGCCCGGATGATGCGGTTTTGGAGCCGTTGTGGCAGTATGCGGCAAAAAATGGCCTGCCTGTGCTGCTGCATATGGGGACGACTTTCATCGCGCAGGCTCCGCTTGCCTTTACTTTGCCGCGTTTGATCGATCCGGTGGCGACTCGGCACCCAGAGGTGAAGATCATCCTCGCCCACCTCGGTCATCCGTATGAGGGAGAGTGTGTCGTGACGGTTCGGAAGCATGAAAACGTCTTCGCGGATGTCAGTGCCCTGCATTACCGGCCGTGGCAGTTGTACCATTCGCTGATGCTGGTGCAGGAGTACGGTGTGTGGCATAAAGTGCTCTTTGGCACGGATTTCCCCTTCACCACGGTGAATGCGTCCGTCGCGGGGCTGCGTGGCCTCAATGACATGCTGGAGGGGGCGAAGCTGCCGCGGCTCGATATGGATGAAGTCGAGGCGATGATCCACCGCGACAGCTTGCGCCTGTTGGGGCTGCGCTGA